A genomic segment from Conger conger chromosome 2, fConCon1.1, whole genome shotgun sequence encodes:
- the LOC133116958 gene encoding serine/threonine-protein kinase TAO2-like isoform X4, translated as MPASVRAGSLKDPEVAELFYREDPEKLFSDLREIGHGSFGAVYFARDIRTNEVVAIKKMSYSGKQSNEKWQDIIKEVKFLQKLRHPNTIEYRGCYLREHTAWLVMEYCLGSASDLLEVHKKPLQEVEIAAITHGALQGLAYLHSHNMIHRDVKAGNILLTEPGQVKLGDFGSASIIAPANSFVGTPYWMAPEVILAMDEGQYDGKVDVWSLGITCIELAERKPPLFNMNAMSALYHIAQNESPVLQSNHWSDYFRNFVDSCLQKIPQDRPTSDVLLKHRFLCRERPLSVVLDLIARTKDAVRELDNLQYRKMKKILFQETHNGPAPEGGEEEEEVEPYMLQTGTVNSMESSHSVPSMSISASSQSSSVNSLADGSDDSGEMAMMQEGEHTVTSNSSVIHRPPVSASWGHDNIYDDPYQPEMDAQPQAPSGARRRGYYRNRDHFATIRTASLVTRQIQEHEQGSALREQMSGYKRMRRQHQKQLMALENKLKAEMDEHQLRLDKELETQRNSFGGEGEKQGKKHQGILEKETKAASTEEKKFQQHILSQQKKELSSLLESQKRQYRQRKEQLKEDLNKKQTQKDLECAMLLRHHESTQELEFRQLASVQRTRADLIRTQHQTELTNQLEYNKRREQELRQKHAVEVRQQPKSLKSKELQIKRQFQDTCKIQTRQYKALRNHLLESTPKADHKAVLKRLKEEQTRKLAILAEQYDHSINDMLSTQALRLDESQEAEYQVLRMQLQQELELLNAYQSKIKIHTDSQHEREAKDLEQRVSIRRALLEQRIEEEMLSLQNERSERIRTLLERQAREIEAFDSESMRLGFSNMALTGIPAEAFNQGYPNPPAASGGWPSRPVPRSGSHWTHGVHPQNSGAPPSWRSQNSCSGSSGFGRAESVSSREGGVHSSHSSASSSSSSSSSHHHHHHYLQQHYHHQSTPHLYREREREREREREWGGGGSHLSHSHAHSHHLPSHSSSQSLALLPPPPPPPPISLSSSSPPSSSSSSSSQGGYSGSGGGGLAVRGPSLMALRNSPQPLRRTASGGGPGGSGGGEGGLSRSTSVTSHISNGSHLSYS; from the exons ATGCCGGCGAGTGTGCGGGCCGGGAGCCTGAAGGACCCCGAGGTGGCCGAGCTCTTCTACAGGGAGGACCCCGAGAAGCTCTTCTCCGACCTGAGGGAGATCGGCCATGGCAGCTTCGGGGCCGTCTACTTC GCCCGTGACATCCGCACCAACGAGGTGGTGGCCATTAAGAAGATGTCCTACAGCGGCAAGCAGTCTAACGAA AAATGGCAGGACATCATCAAAGAAGTGAAGTTCCTGCAGAAGTTGAGACACCCCAACACTATCGAGTATAGAGGATGCTACCTCAGGGAGCACACAGcttgg ctggTGATGGAGTATTGCTTAGGTTCAGCATCTGACCTCCTGGAAG TTCATAAGAAGCCACTACAGGAAGTGGAAATAGCTGCTATTACCCATGGTGCACTACAGGGTTTGGCGTATCTTCACTCTCACAACATGATCCACAG ggacgTTAAGGCAGGTAATATCTTGCTGACCGAGCCCGGCCAGGTGAAGCTGGGGGATTTCGGCTCGGCCTCCATCATCGCCCCCGCAAACTCTTTTGTGGGCACCCCCTACTG GATGGCCCCGGAGGTGATCCTTGCCATGGATGAAGGGCAGTATGATGGGAAGGTGGACGTGTGGTCGCTTGGCATTACCTGCATAGAGCTGG cggaGAGGAAGCCCCCTCTGTTCAACATGAATGCTATGAGTGCCTTATACCACATCGCCCAGAATGAGAGCCCTGTGCTGCAGTCCAATCACTG GTCAGATTATTTTCGTAATTTTGTAGACTCCTGTCTGCAGAAGATCCCCCAAGATAGGCCTACCTCTGATGTGCTGCTGAAG CACCGGTTCCTGTGCAGAGAGCGCCCCCTGTCTGTGGTCTTGGACCTTATCGCACGCACGAAGGACGCAGTGAGGGAGCTGGACAACCTGCAGTACCGCAAGATGAAGAAGATCCTGTTCCAGGAGACGCACAACGGCCCTGCCCCagagggtggagaggaggaggag GAGGTGGAGCCATACATGCTGCAGACGGGCACGGTGAACAGCATGGAGAGCTCCCACTCGGTGCCCTCCATGTCCATCAGCGCCAGCTCCCAGAGCAGCTCGGTCAACAGCCTGGCGGACGGCTCGGACGACAGCGGCGAGATGGCCATGATGCAGGAGGGCGAGCACACCGTCACCTCCAACAGCTCCGTCATACACCGGCCCCCGGTCAGTGCCTCATGG GGCCATGATAACATCTATGACGACCCGTACCAGCCCGAGATGGACGCCCAGCCTCAGGCTCCCTCCGGAGCTCGGAGACGGGGTTACTACCGCAACCGCGACCACTTCGCCACCATTCGCACCGCCTCCCTG GTGACGAGGCAGATCCAGGAGCACGAGCAGGGCTCGGCGCTGCGGGAGCAGATGTCAGGCTACAAGCGCATGCGGCGGCAGCACCAGAAGCAGCTGATGGCGCTGGAGAACAAGCTCAAGGCGGAGATGGACGAGCACCAGCTGCGGCTCGACAAGGAGCTGGAGACCCAGAGGAACAGCttcggaggggagggggagaagcaGGGCAAGAAGCACCAGGGCATCTTGGAGAAGGAG ACGAAGGCGGCGTCGACTGAGGAGAAGAAGTTCCAGCAGCACATCCTGAGCCAGCAGAAGAAGGAGCTCTCCAGCCTGCTGGAGTCCCAGAAGCGCCAGTACCGCCAGCGCAAGGAGCAGCTCAAGGAG gACCTGAATAAGAAGCAGACGCAGAAGGACCTGGAGTGCGCCATGCTGCTGCGGCACCACGAATCCACGCAGGAGCTAGAGTTCCGGCAGCTGGCCTCGGTGCAGCGCACGCGGGCCGACCTGATCCGCACGCAGCACCAGACCGAGCTCACCAACCAGCTGGAGTACAACAAGCGGCGCGAGCAGGAGCTGCGCCAGAAGCACGCCGTGGAGGTGCGCCAGCAGCCCAAGAGCCTCAAA TCCAAAGAGCTGCAGATCAAACGTCAGTTCCAGGACACGTGTAAAATCCAGACCCGTCAGTACAAAGCGCTGAGGAACCACCTGCTGGAGAGCACGCCTAAGGCGGACCACAAGGCTGTGCTGAAGAGGCTGAAGGAGGAGCAGACCCGCAAGCTGGCCATCCTGGCAGAGCAGTATGACCACTCCATCAATGACATGCTCTCCACACAGGCT CTGCGATTGGATGAGTCTCAGGAGGCCGAGTACCAGGTGCTGCGCAtgcagctgcagcaggagctggagctgcTGAACGCCTACCAGAGCAAGATCAAGATCCACACCGACTCTCAGCACGAGCGCGAGGCCAAGGACCTGGAGCAGAGGGTGTCCATCCGCCGGGCGCTGCTGGAGCAGAGG aTAGAGGAGGAGATGCTCTCTCTCCAGAACGAGCGCTCGGAGCGAATCCGGACCCTGCTGGAGCGCCAGGCCCGCGAGATCGAGGCCTTCGACTCGGAGAGCATGCGGCTGGGCTTCAGCAACATGGCGCTGACGGGCATCCCCGCCGAGGCCTTTAACCAGGGCtaccccaacccccccgccGCGTCAGGCGGCTGGCCCTCGCGCCCCGTGCCTCGCTCCGGCAGCCACTGGACGCACGGCGTGCACCCCCAGAACTCGGGGGCGCCGCCCTCCTGGAGGAGCCAGAACAGCTGCAGCGGGAGCAGCGGGTTCGGCCGCGCCGAGTCCGTCTCCAGCCGGGAGGGGGGCGTCCATTCCTCCCACTCCTcggcttcctcctcctcttcctcctcatcctcccaccaccaccaccaccactacctCCAACAGCACTACCACCACCAGAGCACCCCGCACCTTTAccgggagcgggagagagagcgggagagagagcgggaatgggggggaggagggagccaTTTGTCCCACTCCCACGCCCACTCCCACCACTTGCCCTCCCACTCCTCATCTCAGTCCCTggccctcctcccacctccgcctcccccacccccaatttctctctcctcctcttccccgccctcctcctcctcgtcctcctcctctcagGGGGGCTACAGTGGGAGCGGGGGTGGTGGCCTGGCAGTGAGGGGCCCTAGTTTGATGGCCCTGAGGAACAGCCCCCAGCCCCTGAGGAGAACTGCCTCCGGTGGGGGGCCAGGGGGTTCtggaggcggggaggggggactgAGCCGGAGTACCTCGGTCACCTCTCACATTTCCAACGGCTCACACCTCTCATACTCTTAG
- the LOC133116958 gene encoding serine/threonine-protein kinase TAO2-like isoform X2, giving the protein MPASVRAGSLKDPEVAELFYREDPEKLFSDLREIGHGSFGAVYFARDIRTNEVVAIKKMSYSGKQSNEKWQDIIKEVKFLQKLRHPNTIEYRGCYLREHTAWLVMEYCLGSASDLLEVHKKPLQEVEIAAITHGALQGLAYLHSHNMIHRDVKAGNILLTEPGQVKLGDFGSASIIAPANSFVGTPYWMAPEVILAMDEGQYDGKVDVWSLGITCIELAERKPPLFNMNAMSALYHIAQNESPVLQSNHWSDYFRNFVDSCLQKIPQDRPTSDVLLKHRFLCRERPLSVVLDLIARTKDAVRELDNLQYRKMKKILFQETHNGPAPEGGEEEEEVEPYMLQTGTVNSMESSHSVPSMSISASSQSSSVNSLADGSDDSGEMAMMQEGEHTVTSNSSVIHRPPVSASWGHDNIYDDPYQPEMDAQPQAPSGARRRGYYRNRDHFATIRTASLVTRQIQEHEQGSALREQMSGYKRMRRQHQKQLMALENKLKAEMDEHQLRLDKELETQRNSFGGEGEKQGKKHQGILEKETKAASTEEKKFQQHILSQQKKELSSLLESQKRQYRQRKEQLKEELNENQSTPKREKQEWLVRQKECLQQMQAEEEAGLLRRQRQYYELQCRQYKRKMLLARHNLEQDLLREDLNKKQTQKDLECAMLLRHHESTQELEFRQLASVQRTRADLIRTQHQTELTNQLEYNKRREQELRQKHAVEVRQQPKSLKSKELQIKRQFQDTCKIQTRQYKALRNHLLESTPKADHKAVLKRLKEEQTRKLAILAEQYDHSINDMLSTQALRLDESQEAEYQVLRMQLQQELELLNAYQSKIKIHTDSQHEREAKDLEQRVSIRRALLEQRIEEEMLSLQNERSERIRTLLERQAREIEAFDSESMRLGFSNMALTGIPAEAFNQGYPNPPAASGGWPSRPVPRSGSHWTHGVHPQNSGAPPSWRSQNSCSGSSGFGRAESVSSREGGVHSSHSSASSSSSSSSSHHHHHHYLQQHYHHQSTPHLYREREREREREREWGGGGSHLSHSHAHSHHLPSHSSSQSLALLPPPPPPPPISLSSSSPPSSSSSSSSQGGYSGSGGGGLAVRGPSLMALRNSPQPLRRTASGGGPGGSGGGEGGLSRSTSVTSHISNGSHLSYS; this is encoded by the exons ATGCCGGCGAGTGTGCGGGCCGGGAGCCTGAAGGACCCCGAGGTGGCCGAGCTCTTCTACAGGGAGGACCCCGAGAAGCTCTTCTCCGACCTGAGGGAGATCGGCCATGGCAGCTTCGGGGCCGTCTACTTC GCCCGTGACATCCGCACCAACGAGGTGGTGGCCATTAAGAAGATGTCCTACAGCGGCAAGCAGTCTAACGAA AAATGGCAGGACATCATCAAAGAAGTGAAGTTCCTGCAGAAGTTGAGACACCCCAACACTATCGAGTATAGAGGATGCTACCTCAGGGAGCACACAGcttgg ctggTGATGGAGTATTGCTTAGGTTCAGCATCTGACCTCCTGGAAG TTCATAAGAAGCCACTACAGGAAGTGGAAATAGCTGCTATTACCCATGGTGCACTACAGGGTTTGGCGTATCTTCACTCTCACAACATGATCCACAG ggacgTTAAGGCAGGTAATATCTTGCTGACCGAGCCCGGCCAGGTGAAGCTGGGGGATTTCGGCTCGGCCTCCATCATCGCCCCCGCAAACTCTTTTGTGGGCACCCCCTACTG GATGGCCCCGGAGGTGATCCTTGCCATGGATGAAGGGCAGTATGATGGGAAGGTGGACGTGTGGTCGCTTGGCATTACCTGCATAGAGCTGG cggaGAGGAAGCCCCCTCTGTTCAACATGAATGCTATGAGTGCCTTATACCACATCGCCCAGAATGAGAGCCCTGTGCTGCAGTCCAATCACTG GTCAGATTATTTTCGTAATTTTGTAGACTCCTGTCTGCAGAAGATCCCCCAAGATAGGCCTACCTCTGATGTGCTGCTGAAG CACCGGTTCCTGTGCAGAGAGCGCCCCCTGTCTGTGGTCTTGGACCTTATCGCACGCACGAAGGACGCAGTGAGGGAGCTGGACAACCTGCAGTACCGCAAGATGAAGAAGATCCTGTTCCAGGAGACGCACAACGGCCCTGCCCCagagggtggagaggaggaggag GAGGTGGAGCCATACATGCTGCAGACGGGCACGGTGAACAGCATGGAGAGCTCCCACTCGGTGCCCTCCATGTCCATCAGCGCCAGCTCCCAGAGCAGCTCGGTCAACAGCCTGGCGGACGGCTCGGACGACAGCGGCGAGATGGCCATGATGCAGGAGGGCGAGCACACCGTCACCTCCAACAGCTCCGTCATACACCGGCCCCCGGTCAGTGCCTCATGG GGCCATGATAACATCTATGACGACCCGTACCAGCCCGAGATGGACGCCCAGCCTCAGGCTCCCTCCGGAGCTCGGAGACGGGGTTACTACCGCAACCGCGACCACTTCGCCACCATTCGCACCGCCTCCCTG GTGACGAGGCAGATCCAGGAGCACGAGCAGGGCTCGGCGCTGCGGGAGCAGATGTCAGGCTACAAGCGCATGCGGCGGCAGCACCAGAAGCAGCTGATGGCGCTGGAGAACAAGCTCAAGGCGGAGATGGACGAGCACCAGCTGCGGCTCGACAAGGAGCTGGAGACCCAGAGGAACAGCttcggaggggagggggagaagcaGGGCAAGAAGCACCAGGGCATCTTGGAGAAGGAG ACGAAGGCGGCGTCGACTGAGGAGAAGAAGTTCCAGCAGCACATCCTGAGCCAGCAGAAGAAGGAGCTCTCCAGCCTGCTGGAGTCCCAGAAGCGCCAGTACCGCCAGCGCAAGGAGCAGCTCAAGGAG GAGCTGAACGAGAACCAGTCCACCCCTAAGCGGGAGAAGCAGGAGTGGCTGGTGCGGCAGAAAGAGTGTCTGCAGCAGAtgcaggcggaggaggaggccgGGCTCTTGCGCAGGCAGAGGCAGTACTACGAGCTGCAGTGCAGGCAGTACAAGAGGAAGATGCTGCTGGCGCGACACAACCTGGAGCAGGACCTGCTGAGAGAG gACCTGAATAAGAAGCAGACGCAGAAGGACCTGGAGTGCGCCATGCTGCTGCGGCACCACGAATCCACGCAGGAGCTAGAGTTCCGGCAGCTGGCCTCGGTGCAGCGCACGCGGGCCGACCTGATCCGCACGCAGCACCAGACCGAGCTCACCAACCAGCTGGAGTACAACAAGCGGCGCGAGCAGGAGCTGCGCCAGAAGCACGCCGTGGAGGTGCGCCAGCAGCCCAAGAGCCTCAAA TCCAAAGAGCTGCAGATCAAACGTCAGTTCCAGGACACGTGTAAAATCCAGACCCGTCAGTACAAAGCGCTGAGGAACCACCTGCTGGAGAGCACGCCTAAGGCGGACCACAAGGCTGTGCTGAAGAGGCTGAAGGAGGAGCAGACCCGCAAGCTGGCCATCCTGGCAGAGCAGTATGACCACTCCATCAATGACATGCTCTCCACACAGGCT CTGCGATTGGATGAGTCTCAGGAGGCCGAGTACCAGGTGCTGCGCAtgcagctgcagcaggagctggagctgcTGAACGCCTACCAGAGCAAGATCAAGATCCACACCGACTCTCAGCACGAGCGCGAGGCCAAGGACCTGGAGCAGAGGGTGTCCATCCGCCGGGCGCTGCTGGAGCAGAGG aTAGAGGAGGAGATGCTCTCTCTCCAGAACGAGCGCTCGGAGCGAATCCGGACCCTGCTGGAGCGCCAGGCCCGCGAGATCGAGGCCTTCGACTCGGAGAGCATGCGGCTGGGCTTCAGCAACATGGCGCTGACGGGCATCCCCGCCGAGGCCTTTAACCAGGGCtaccccaacccccccgccGCGTCAGGCGGCTGGCCCTCGCGCCCCGTGCCTCGCTCCGGCAGCCACTGGACGCACGGCGTGCACCCCCAGAACTCGGGGGCGCCGCCCTCCTGGAGGAGCCAGAACAGCTGCAGCGGGAGCAGCGGGTTCGGCCGCGCCGAGTCCGTCTCCAGCCGGGAGGGGGGCGTCCATTCCTCCCACTCCTcggcttcctcctcctcttcctcctcatcctcccaccaccaccaccaccactacctCCAACAGCACTACCACCACCAGAGCACCCCGCACCTTTAccgggagcgggagagagagcgggagagagagcgggaatgggggggaggagggagccaTTTGTCCCACTCCCACGCCCACTCCCACCACTTGCCCTCCCACTCCTCATCTCAGTCCCTggccctcctcccacctccgcctcccccacccccaatttctctctcctcctcttccccgccctcctcctcctcgtcctcctcctctcagGGGGGCTACAGTGGGAGCGGGGGTGGTGGCCTGGCAGTGAGGGGCCCTAGTTTGATGGCCCTGAGGAACAGCCCCCAGCCCCTGAGGAGAACTGCCTCCGGTGGGGGGCCAGGGGGTTCtggaggcggggaggggggactgAGCCGGAGTACCTCGGTCACCTCTCACATTTCCAACGGCTCACACCTCTCATACTCTTAG
- the LOC133116958 gene encoding serine/threonine-protein kinase TAO2-like isoform X3 codes for MPASVRAGSLKDPEVAELFYREDPEKLFSDLREIGHGSFGAVYFARDIRTNEVVAIKKMSYSGKQSNEKWQDIIKEVKFLQKLRHPNTIEYRGCYLREHTAWLVMEYCLGSASDLLEVHKKPLQEVEIAAITHGALQGLAYLHSHNMIHRDVKAGNILLTEPGQVKLGDFGSASIIAPANSFVGTPYWMAPEVILAMDEGQYDGKVDVWSLGITCIELAERKPPLFNMNAMSALYHIAQNESPVLQSNHWSDYFRNFVDSCLQKIPQDRPTSDVLLKHRFLCRERPLSVVLDLIARTKDAVRELDNLQYRKMKKILFQETHNGPAPEGGEEEEEVEPYMLQTGTVNSMESSHSVPSMSISASSQSSSVNSLADGSDDSGEMAMMQEGEHTVTSNSSVIHRPPGHDNIYDDPYQPEMDAQPQAPSGARRRGYYRNRDHFATIRTASLVTRQIQEHEQGSALREQMSGYKRMRRQHQKQLMALENKLKAEMDEHQLRLDKELETQRNSFGGEGEKQGKKHQGILEKETKAASTEEKKFQQHILSQQKKELSSLLESQKRQYRQRKEQLKEELNENQSTPKREKQEWLVRQKECLQQMQAEEEAGLLRRQRQYYELQCRQYKRKMLLARHNLEQDLLREDLNKKQTQKDLECAMLLRHHESTQELEFRQLASVQRTRADLIRTQHQTELTNQLEYNKRREQELRQKHAVEVRQQPKSLKSKELQIKRQFQDTCKIQTRQYKALRNHLLESTPKADHKAVLKRLKEEQTRKLAILAEQYDHSINDMLSTQALRLDESQEAEYQVLRMQLQQELELLNAYQSKIKIHTDSQHEREAKDLEQRVSIRRALLEQRIEEEMLSLQNERSERIRTLLERQAREIEAFDSESMRLGFSNMALTGIPAEAFNQGYPNPPAASGGWPSRPVPRSGSHWTHGVHPQNSGAPPSWRSQNSCSGSSGFGRAESVSSREGGVHSSHSSASSSSSSSSSHHHHHHYLQQHYHHQSTPHLYREREREREREREWGGGGSHLSHSHAHSHHLPSHSSSQSLALLPPPPPPPPISLSSSSPPSSSSSSSSQGGYSGSGGGGLAVRGPSLMALRNSPQPLRRTASGGGPGGSGGGEGGLSRSTSVTSHISNGSHLSYS; via the exons ATGCCGGCGAGTGTGCGGGCCGGGAGCCTGAAGGACCCCGAGGTGGCCGAGCTCTTCTACAGGGAGGACCCCGAGAAGCTCTTCTCCGACCTGAGGGAGATCGGCCATGGCAGCTTCGGGGCCGTCTACTTC GCCCGTGACATCCGCACCAACGAGGTGGTGGCCATTAAGAAGATGTCCTACAGCGGCAAGCAGTCTAACGAA AAATGGCAGGACATCATCAAAGAAGTGAAGTTCCTGCAGAAGTTGAGACACCCCAACACTATCGAGTATAGAGGATGCTACCTCAGGGAGCACACAGcttgg ctggTGATGGAGTATTGCTTAGGTTCAGCATCTGACCTCCTGGAAG TTCATAAGAAGCCACTACAGGAAGTGGAAATAGCTGCTATTACCCATGGTGCACTACAGGGTTTGGCGTATCTTCACTCTCACAACATGATCCACAG ggacgTTAAGGCAGGTAATATCTTGCTGACCGAGCCCGGCCAGGTGAAGCTGGGGGATTTCGGCTCGGCCTCCATCATCGCCCCCGCAAACTCTTTTGTGGGCACCCCCTACTG GATGGCCCCGGAGGTGATCCTTGCCATGGATGAAGGGCAGTATGATGGGAAGGTGGACGTGTGGTCGCTTGGCATTACCTGCATAGAGCTGG cggaGAGGAAGCCCCCTCTGTTCAACATGAATGCTATGAGTGCCTTATACCACATCGCCCAGAATGAGAGCCCTGTGCTGCAGTCCAATCACTG GTCAGATTATTTTCGTAATTTTGTAGACTCCTGTCTGCAGAAGATCCCCCAAGATAGGCCTACCTCTGATGTGCTGCTGAAG CACCGGTTCCTGTGCAGAGAGCGCCCCCTGTCTGTGGTCTTGGACCTTATCGCACGCACGAAGGACGCAGTGAGGGAGCTGGACAACCTGCAGTACCGCAAGATGAAGAAGATCCTGTTCCAGGAGACGCACAACGGCCCTGCCCCagagggtggagaggaggaggag GAGGTGGAGCCATACATGCTGCAGACGGGCACGGTGAACAGCATGGAGAGCTCCCACTCGGTGCCCTCCATGTCCATCAGCGCCAGCTCCCAGAGCAGCTCGGTCAACAGCCTGGCGGACGGCTCGGACGACAGCGGCGAGATGGCCATGATGCAGGAGGGCGAGCACACCGTCACCTCCAACAGCTCCGTCATACACCGGCCCCCG GGCCATGATAACATCTATGACGACCCGTACCAGCCCGAGATGGACGCCCAGCCTCAGGCTCCCTCCGGAGCTCGGAGACGGGGTTACTACCGCAACCGCGACCACTTCGCCACCATTCGCACCGCCTCCCTG GTGACGAGGCAGATCCAGGAGCACGAGCAGGGCTCGGCGCTGCGGGAGCAGATGTCAGGCTACAAGCGCATGCGGCGGCAGCACCAGAAGCAGCTGATGGCGCTGGAGAACAAGCTCAAGGCGGAGATGGACGAGCACCAGCTGCGGCTCGACAAGGAGCTGGAGACCCAGAGGAACAGCttcggaggggagggggagaagcaGGGCAAGAAGCACCAGGGCATCTTGGAGAAGGAG ACGAAGGCGGCGTCGACTGAGGAGAAGAAGTTCCAGCAGCACATCCTGAGCCAGCAGAAGAAGGAGCTCTCCAGCCTGCTGGAGTCCCAGAAGCGCCAGTACCGCCAGCGCAAGGAGCAGCTCAAGGAG GAGCTGAACGAGAACCAGTCCACCCCTAAGCGGGAGAAGCAGGAGTGGCTGGTGCGGCAGAAAGAGTGTCTGCAGCAGAtgcaggcggaggaggaggccgGGCTCTTGCGCAGGCAGAGGCAGTACTACGAGCTGCAGTGCAGGCAGTACAAGAGGAAGATGCTGCTGGCGCGACACAACCTGGAGCAGGACCTGCTGAGAGAG gACCTGAATAAGAAGCAGACGCAGAAGGACCTGGAGTGCGCCATGCTGCTGCGGCACCACGAATCCACGCAGGAGCTAGAGTTCCGGCAGCTGGCCTCGGTGCAGCGCACGCGGGCCGACCTGATCCGCACGCAGCACCAGACCGAGCTCACCAACCAGCTGGAGTACAACAAGCGGCGCGAGCAGGAGCTGCGCCAGAAGCACGCCGTGGAGGTGCGCCAGCAGCCCAAGAGCCTCAAA TCCAAAGAGCTGCAGATCAAACGTCAGTTCCAGGACACGTGTAAAATCCAGACCCGTCAGTACAAAGCGCTGAGGAACCACCTGCTGGAGAGCACGCCTAAGGCGGACCACAAGGCTGTGCTGAAGAGGCTGAAGGAGGAGCAGACCCGCAAGCTGGCCATCCTGGCAGAGCAGTATGACCACTCCATCAATGACATGCTCTCCACACAGGCT CTGCGATTGGATGAGTCTCAGGAGGCCGAGTACCAGGTGCTGCGCAtgcagctgcagcaggagctggagctgcTGAACGCCTACCAGAGCAAGATCAAGATCCACACCGACTCTCAGCACGAGCGCGAGGCCAAGGACCTGGAGCAGAGGGTGTCCATCCGCCGGGCGCTGCTGGAGCAGAGG aTAGAGGAGGAGATGCTCTCTCTCCAGAACGAGCGCTCGGAGCGAATCCGGACCCTGCTGGAGCGCCAGGCCCGCGAGATCGAGGCCTTCGACTCGGAGAGCATGCGGCTGGGCTTCAGCAACATGGCGCTGACGGGCATCCCCGCCGAGGCCTTTAACCAGGGCtaccccaacccccccgccGCGTCAGGCGGCTGGCCCTCGCGCCCCGTGCCTCGCTCCGGCAGCCACTGGACGCACGGCGTGCACCCCCAGAACTCGGGGGCGCCGCCCTCCTGGAGGAGCCAGAACAGCTGCAGCGGGAGCAGCGGGTTCGGCCGCGCCGAGTCCGTCTCCAGCCGGGAGGGGGGCGTCCATTCCTCCCACTCCTcggcttcctcctcctcttcctcctcatcctcccaccaccaccaccaccactacctCCAACAGCACTACCACCACCAGAGCACCCCGCACCTTTAccgggagcgggagagagagcgggagagagagcgggaatgggggggaggagggagccaTTTGTCCCACTCCCACGCCCACTCCCACCACTTGCCCTCCCACTCCTCATCTCAGTCCCTggccctcctcccacctccgcctcccccacccccaatttctctctcctcctcttccccgccctcctcctcctcgtcctcctcctctcagGGGGGCTACAGTGGGAGCGGGGGTGGTGGCCTGGCAGTGAGGGGCCCTAGTTTGATGGCCCTGAGGAACAGCCCCCAGCCCCTGAGGAGAACTGCCTCCGGTGGGGGGCCAGGGGGTTCtggaggcggggaggggggactgAGCCGGAGTACCTCGGTCACCTCTCACATTTCCAACGGCTCACACCTCTCATACTCTTAG